ATGGATCCGTTAAGCAGCGAGCAGACGGCCGCATACCTGTCCCACCTCCGCGTGCCCAGGCCGCGCACCGTTGACTTATCTGCTTTGCGCTCACTGGTCgaagcgcacctcgaccgcgtcACGTTCGAGAACATCGACGTTCTGCTGGACCGCCCCATCAGCCTCGATGCCTGCTCCCTGTTCTCCAAGATCATCGAACGTGGTCGCGGCGGCTACTGTTTCGAGCTCAACTCCTTGTTTGGTCGCCTTCTGGAGGCGCTCGGTTACCGGCTTCGACTGCGCATGGCTCGCGTCCGCAGGAGCGCGAGCCCCGACACGCCGCTAACGGTCAAGCAGCATCTAGTGCTCATTGTTGATCTTCCCGAAGGCGACTACCTCGTCGATGTAGGATTCCCCATGGCCAATCCTTACCTCCCGCTGCCCATGGGTCAGTCCTCTTCTTGCGTCGATCACCCGTACGTACTGAGACCGATGAACTCGAGCTACTGCCGGCCGGGGACGCTCGAACTGTGCGTGCGTCGGCGCGAGGATTGGATGCCGCTTTACCGCATTGAGCCTGACGACCACTACTGGTATGACACCACCCCCTTCAACTGGTACATGTCTACTCACCGGGACTCCGTTATGAAACGCATGCTCCTGGTTTCACGCTCGGAGGGCGATATACGACTGTCTTTGTACAACGGTCGCTACAGGCGGCGGCTGCGGCATGCAGGCTACGACGCCCTGGACAAGCGAGACATCACCGACGTGGACGAAGTGCTGGCTTTGCTCCAGAACGTGTTTTGTCTGCGACTTTGCCCCGACACGGATGTGGAACCGCTGCGTGCTCGCCTGGAAGCAATTCTGAGCGGGTCTTGTTAGACGCGAAAGGCCGACAGCGAGTTGTGGTGATGTTTATGTGATGAAGTGTGTGTTGCGGAAACTCCTAAGACGAGAGCAAAAACGAGTCCTGCCAGGCTTCTGGGGTAAATGATGGCGCCTTATCGTAGTGATTTGCCGAATGTCACCCGCTGTCCCAGCATCGAGTGGCAACGCAACATGACACTTCACTCTTTTTGTTCTCTGCTGGACATCTCGTTCGAAGAACCGCGCGCAATTTTGTGTGTGGTTGTGCCAAGCTTCGGTTACGCATGACTTCTGTTTATGATCTCTGGTGATGACTACTACTGTACTGAAGGAATGTGCGTGACGTGTGCTGCGTTGCAACGCATCCTTCaagtaaaagggggggggggaggagtggcTTGCAGTTGCGAGTGATGTCTGGGCCGAAAGGACAACGAGATAAACTCCTAGCGGTCATTGTCGGGTGTTTTCAAgcagataataaaaaaaaacgaccgcTGCTGGAGAAGTTCACGATGCGGAGAGATAAGTCCTTTATCACTGAGAGCTGAGAAAGAGTAAAAAAGGCAGCGACGCCCTCCGCTTGCAGAGGACGAGTACTAGGCAAGATTCCAAGTGTGCCGCAGCATCCCACAGACCGACGAGATTTCAACTTGACCACTTTGCGTTTAATCTGCTGTAATTATTTTGCCCTAGTGCTGTCTATTTTCGCAAATTATCGCTAGAAGAATGCAAGGAATACGTGAGCTGAACTAGCCGAAGGCTTCTTTTTTCCTGCACCGCCATTTTTTGCGCACTAAATAGCCGTGAAGCTGGAAAAATTTCACTTTTCTGACGGACACAATCCAGTAAGCTTTACATTATGCTAGGCTATGTTCCTGAGAAACAGTGACTGACCTGCTTAAGTAACCGCCAGTGCTAAAAGGGCAATGGCGAAGTCATGTAAGGTGCGCCGTTGTTAAGGCATAAAATCCGTGATATTGCGTTTGGCCCAGAACTGTGCTTATTTTATGGATAAAATCATGAAGAATGAAGGGCATGAATCACTTGTAACCGAAGGTAGGTATTCCAGTGAGATGGTACTCCAGTTCACTTTATTAATGTGAGATCCATTCATGCGTACTTGAATTAAATATTCAAAACAACGTAAGAAAAGGAGTGATACCAATGCACAGAGCTAAAACTATACAGGAGATTACAAACTACGCAATTTGCCTGAAGACATGGTTTCAACGGAATGCGCACAGCACTCAAAAGATGCGAGGCGCTATTCAAATGAAGGTAAATGGCTACTTTTATCAGCAGTGTAAACTAGTATGAGCATTTTCCCTGTATTTAAATAAACAATAGTCCTCTATATGTTACTATTCTTGCTATATAGACTAATTTATTCAAACGAACTGATTATTTTAGCGTAACGCTTATAAATCTCCACATGTAACGTGCTCATGAATCAGTAATTTACTTATAACGTCGTAAAAACCGTTTTTGAACGTAATGTACAGGTGCGGCCCGTGCAGGCCAGGCCGGGGCATTCAGTGGCGGCCATTTTAGAGAAGAGCACCTTCCTTCACGGATCCgtataaggaaaaaaaatgtatgcatTTTGTGCTTGCCCCCCTCCCCCGCAATTTTCAATGGATTTACGCGACAATTTCGCAGCCTTTGTTTGTTAAAAGAAAGAATTTAATGTTCTCATGTACCCTGATACAGCAACATACTTACAAAGCACTTCAAGACACAAAAGTAACACCAAGGAGAAAGCATGGCGTTTGCTGCTCCGTCAGCAGACTCGTCTCCTCACCACCTCGGTGGGTAGGGCCATCCTTTCAAGAATGGGCGACCCGCAATCCACCAGGACCATGGCCCTGACCAGAATTCTGCTCAACGCTATCCACTCTCCCCTTTATTTGACCCCTGTCCATCCCACATGAATAACGAgtcacagcccccccccccccccccccccccaatcagaCCCGTCTTCGCAGCCTCCGTAGGCAATACGACCAATGCTCCTGGGCTATTTATGTGGATGTGTCTTCCTACGTACAGCACCACAGatatgcttgcgctgctgtcaatcacgccAGCACCCCTTAACTTGGGGTATCCTTCACGGCACCGGATCCGATGACCGCAGAAGCCATTGCAatagccatcaccatcaaaatgagCGACACCCAACACCAAGGCACCCACACATTTACAGACTCCCAAGCCGCCTGCAGAGCCTATACGAGTGGACATGTCCCGCGCATGGCTCTCCGCGTCCTGTGGGGCCATCTCCAGTATGATCAcgtcatcacctgggtcccaggacaCGCAGGTCTCGATGACAATATCAGGGCACATGCCCTAGCTCGAGATTAAACCAACCATGTGGGGCAAACTGACTACTCTCTACCCCCTCTCAGCCCATTTTTCAACCCCCCTAGAGACCCTCCGCCAAAATGGGCATCTCTACCCCCTGCCACATAAAAAAATTTTCCCGGTGGACTCCTAGCACCTAAGACGCATCAGAACACTCACTTTTTCCATTCTCCACCACCTACACcacattcacccaacattatatgcagatacatgtccttggtgtggcgaaattcccacATGCACGCACATTACATGAACATGCTCAGCTAAACCGTACCACGTGAAGCCGcccaacgcggcgctggagcagtgggaggtgacgctggccggcggcaccctggaagaccaggaggcgctcgTCGCCATCGCCAATGCGTCGGCAGACGCCACTGGAGTCGTTTACTAAGGACTCCACGCCCAATCCGCTCCCGTCTCCTTTTTCCAAatatgtttattctctctctctctcactcgccATATTCACAAATGCGGCGTGATATCAAATATGCAGTGCAAAGGGCGCAGAGAGAGGAAAATCACCCTTACCTCTTCGGAGCATATGATCATTAGCATTCAGCGTTCCTTAATGCACAAGACAAGCTATGTCACTCGTTTTGTATTTCAAAACAACTGGTTGCTGAAACTATACGGCAGGATTTCATCAGGTTTCAATTTCTTGCCGTTAGTGACTCGCAGCTAGAAATGGGGAGCTTCATGTTGCGATGTATCGGTGCGTATTGTCGTCGGAAAGTGGGTTGAGACAGCGGTCAGGAGAAAATAACCGAAAGTAAAACCGAATCAATATACATAATCCAAAACTTTAGATGACAAACGCCCTAAGCAGAAACCCCTCACACATTCGTGCGCAAGAAGGACAGGAATCTGTAGGGAATAGTGTCGGTATTCCTTGAAATTATCGTTGTTATAAAGCAGTGAGGAACTTTTAAATTGAGAATATTTACAGGTTATTTCTTGTGCATTGCTTTCCAGCGAAATCAAGGATGCTTCGTTCAGATAGCATTGGTGAGTGTCAAAATTTGCCCAGGAAAACATTTCGCTTTCAGCAATGCCATTTTGATCGCGGAAGGGGTGAGGCCTCTCTGGATGCGTTGACAGCAGTGGAAATCAATTTTTATTGATAGCGGTTGGATGTGCCACAGTCATAGTATATTAAAGTCACGCCTTGAGTGCGCTCCCCAGTGTGACAAGCAGACAGGATTAGGGAACTGAGGGGCTCCTTAAGATGTGTTTGAAAAGATGTCACCATTTCCGAGGCCGCGGAAGGCGTAGAGGAGTGTAACGTTTTATACAGATTTTTTATTAAGGCTTTTCTTTAAGAGCAAAAGTTACGAAATTTTCGTCTCTTTTGTACGAGATAATTATGAGAAAGTAGAACGAAAGGCAACCGCGTAGAGCTGGTGGGACCAGAACCCTAATCCTTCGCTTGTCGCGTAAGGCACTTTAACAGCCCAGAAATGGCGACGGCTATATCGCCGTCTACTTTCAATGGTAATGAGGTAATTACTTAACGACAGGCTAACCTTAAGAGTCTTCATCAGCACCGCACGGAAGCACAGATGCGGGTGCAGGATATTGAGCCCAATTGAGCCTAAGCAActgggtaggctgttttcagctgGCTACCCTGGGTCGGTCGTGGCGTCGGTGGCGGAAACGCTGCTGAAGAAAATGAAGCCCGGAACGCGCACGACTTCTGCGAAGCCAATGAACAGTCAAGAGAGACCGGAAGTGGTTTCCTACATCCACAAGGTCACCCACAACTTAAAAAGGGTGACAAATCGGTTTGAGGTGCCGGTGTTCTTTTTTCAGCCCCCAGGAAACTCGCTCATCTTTGCAGTCGCATCacatgcgaagaaaaaaaaggggctgTAAAAGGAACCACGAAGAACGTTTTGTTAACTTCGTCATGAACGCTGTATTGCATTGCTTGCACAGCTTGTGAACCGTGTTTCCGCTGAGTGTCAGTCTTAGGCAGAACTAATAAAAAACCGCTTGTGAAAccttggaggcattttttattaggAGATCAGGATCAGATTGTGTGAGT
This region of Amblyomma americanum isolate KBUSLIRL-KWMA chromosome 5, ASM5285725v1, whole genome shotgun sequence genomic DNA includes:
- the LOC144133929 gene encoding arylamine N-acetyltransferase-like, translated to MDPLSSEQTAAYLSHLRVPRPRTVDLSALRSLVEAHLDRVTFENIDVLLDRPISLDACSLFSKIIERGRGGYCFELNSLFGRLLEALGYRLRLRMARVRRSASPDTPLTVKQHLVLIVDLPEGDYLVDVGFPMANPYLPLPMGQSSSCVDHPYVLRPMNSSYCRPGTLELCVRRREDWMPLYRIEPDDHYWYDTTPFNWYMSTHRDSVMKRMLLVSRSEGDIRLSLYNGRYRRRLRHAGYDALDKRDITDVDEVLALLQNVFCLRLCPDTDVEPLRARLEAILSGSC